A portion of the Eubacterium maltosivorans genome contains these proteins:
- a CDS encoding BCCT family transporter, which translates to MKKYKIDKWAIIITLALVAAFSVYIILMPAAATEALNKIRVFITTKMGVYFILITIGIFVFNFAVAFSKFGNIKLGKDKPEYKTFSWIAMIFCATMGAGLLYWAVLEWVYYYITPPIGITPESIAAAQVAVSYNFFHWGVPAWGIYAIGTIPLAYRFYVRRQEGLSLANGCEGVTGGQPIWNKIINIVFIFGIVSGIILSFGTGIPMLVNNLHTSLGTPDNFIMQVVMVIAVTIFFTASSYAGLDKGTKFCSDSTIYLCFFLLAYVFIFGGPQFQLENTIKSFGMMITNFVPMITETEPIVKTGFTADWTVFYWAWWITLAPWMWIFIAKISRGRTIKEVILCITGAGLLSTILFFGVLSNYGLQLQLTGSFNFVEILQTQSPEQVISTVIAALPFGRIILLVWFLTGVMLLITTLDSAVFTLSAASIKNIRDDEVPPNYLKLFWAIVISAIPLCLMFAKAPLDSLKSAIIISALPVSVTLILCVVSLYKWLKKDFGSLTRAQIIEKEKDPTPDFDPGDFTLPEQDKKSNKEESLTE; encoded by the coding sequence ATGAAAAAATATAAAATTGATAAATGGGCTATTATTATCACTCTGGCACTGGTTGCAGCCTTTAGCGTCTACATCATACTGATGCCGGCTGCAGCGACGGAAGCCCTGAATAAAATCCGGGTTTTCATTACCACCAAGATGGGCGTTTACTTTATTCTCATTACCATTGGAATATTCGTGTTTAACTTTGCTGTGGCTTTTTCTAAATTTGGGAATATCAAGCTTGGCAAGGATAAACCGGAGTACAAAACCTTCAGCTGGATCGCCATGATCTTCTGCGCAACGATGGGCGCCGGGCTTTTGTACTGGGCCGTTCTCGAGTGGGTCTATTACTATATCACACCGCCCATTGGCATTACGCCTGAGAGCATCGCTGCCGCTCAGGTGGCTGTATCCTACAACTTTTTCCATTGGGGCGTTCCCGCCTGGGGAATCTATGCTATCGGCACCATTCCTCTGGCCTATCGTTTTTATGTCCGCAGACAGGAGGGCCTCTCCCTGGCAAACGGCTGCGAGGGGGTTACCGGCGGCCAGCCAATCTGGAATAAAATCATCAACATTGTATTTATTTTTGGAATTGTTTCCGGCATTATTCTGTCCTTCGGGACCGGGATTCCAATGCTGGTTAATAACCTGCACACCAGTCTCGGCACACCCGATAACTTTATCATGCAGGTCGTTATGGTGATCGCCGTCACCATTTTCTTTACAGCCAGTTCTTACGCAGGGCTTGACAAGGGGACGAAATTCTGTTCGGACTCCACTATTTACCTGTGTTTCTTTTTACTGGCCTATGTCTTTATTTTTGGCGGGCCTCAATTCCAGCTGGAAAATACCATTAAAAGCTTCGGCATGATGATCACCAATTTTGTGCCCATGATCACTGAAACTGAGCCCATTGTCAAGACTGGTTTTACAGCGGACTGGACCGTTTTTTACTGGGCCTGGTGGATTACCCTGGCACCCTGGATGTGGATCTTTATTGCGAAAATCTCAAGGGGGCGCACCATCAAAGAGGTTATCCTGTGCATCACCGGAGCGGGCTTGCTCAGTACAATTTTGTTCTTTGGCGTATTATCCAACTATGGACTCCAGCTGCAGCTTACCGGTTCCTTTAACTTTGTCGAAATTCTCCAGACTCAGAGTCCGGAACAGGTTATTTCAACGGTTATCGCGGCTCTGCCGTTTGGCAGGATCATCCTGCTTGTCTGGTTTCTCACTGGTGTCATGCTGCTCATCACCACTTTGGATTCCGCTGTCTTTACTCTGTCTGCGGCTTCTATTAAAAACATCAGAGATGATGAAGTCCCGCCGAACTATCTCAAGCTCTTCTGGGCCATTGTTATTTCGGCGATTCCACTGTGTCTGATGTTTGCAAAGGCGCCACTGGATTCTTTAAAATCAGCCATTATCATTTCGGCGCTCCCGGTATCGGTAACGCTGATTCTCTGCGTTGTATCCTTATATAAATGGTTAAAAAAGGACTTTGGAAGTCTGACACGGGCCCAGATCATTGAAAAAGAAAAAGACCCCACTCCAGATTTTGATCCCGGCGATTTCACTTTACCCGAACAGGATAAAAAGTCAAATAAAGAGGAATCTCTGACCGAATAA
- a CDS encoding BCCT family transporter: MPPAILFIGCIIWNLCDGAGFSALATAFYDWILNYFGWAFLLTAVVSLGICIWIYFSPLGRVRIGGPAAKPKLTNWNWFTVTLGTTIAAGIVFWGAAEPVQHILYPPESTGIAAMTAESARFAMAAIYRHWTVLPYAMYTLLAVMFAYGCYNMKASFSIGSMMAPLIREKGRVRMNGLIDVVCVFSLVTGLSASLGIGTLSINSGLSRLFGLSSNPAVWLAIIVFVGGISIISAISGIKKGITILSNINVGIYIFILLFILCFGGTLFIVSFGIEGIGEFLDTFFSGALFTGVLERDPWTKNWTMYYFGNWMAWTPITAVFLGQISYGRTIREIIKMNLLLTALFSVLWFMIISGATVNILFNTPVCGLVEAYQLGYENVIYQLFKNLPMAELMVPVYLAAVLISFVTAADSSTVAITNLCCRQPENETVDSPAYLKIVWGVIIGVVTWIMMGIGDGLTGIKMLSNIGGLAAMFLIIGVIASAVVLIKKTK, encoded by the coding sequence TTGCCGCCAGCTATATTGTTTATTGGATGTATCATTTGGAATCTTTGTGACGGGGCGGGCTTTTCCGCTCTGGCCACAGCCTTTTACGACTGGATTCTCAATTATTTCGGATGGGCGTTTCTGCTCACCGCTGTCGTTTCACTTGGGATCTGCATATGGATTTATTTTTCGCCGCTGGGCAGGGTGAGAATCGGTGGACCTGCGGCAAAGCCGAAGCTTACGAACTGGAATTGGTTTACGGTAACGCTTGGCACGACCATTGCAGCGGGCATTGTGTTCTGGGGAGCGGCGGAGCCGGTACAGCATATTTTATATCCGCCGGAATCAACCGGCATTGCGGCCATGACCGCGGAGTCCGCCCGTTTTGCCATGGCGGCGATTTACAGGCACTGGACAGTGCTGCCTTACGCCATGTATACTCTGCTGGCAGTGATGTTCGCCTACGGCTGTTACAATATGAAAGCTTCCTTTTCCATTGGTTCAATGATGGCGCCATTGATTCGTGAGAAGGGCCGCGTGAGGATGAACGGGCTCATTGATGTGGTGTGTGTCTTTTCACTGGTCACAGGTCTTTCGGCGTCCCTTGGTATTGGAACTTTGAGCATTAACAGCGGACTAAGCCGGCTCTTTGGTTTGTCCTCTAACCCGGCTGTCTGGCTTGCGATCATTGTTTTTGTAGGCGGTATTTCCATTATATCGGCTATTTCAGGCATAAAAAAGGGCATCACGATTTTATCAAATATCAATGTTGGAATATACATTTTTATTCTTTTGTTTATTCTGTGCTTTGGCGGCACGCTTTTTATCGTCTCCTTTGGAATAGAGGGAATAGGGGAGTTTTTAGATACCTTTTTTTCAGGCGCGTTGTTTACTGGTGTGCTGGAGCGCGATCCCTGGACTAAGAACTGGACCATGTACTATTTTGGCAACTGGATGGCCTGGACGCCCATCACGGCTGTGTTTCTCGGACAGATCAGCTATGGGAGAACCATCCGGGAGATCATAAAAATGAATCTGCTTCTCACCGCGCTGTTCAGTGTGCTGTGGTTTATGATCATCTCCGGTGCGACTGTAAATATTCTGTTTAATACGCCGGTCTGCGGATTGGTGGAGGCCTATCAGCTGGGCTATGAGAATGTTATTTACCAGCTTTTCAAAAATCTGCCGATGGCAGAGCTCATGGTCCCGGTTTATCTCGCGGCAGTGCTGATTTCCTTTGTGACAGCGGCGGATTCTTCAACTGTTGCCATCACCAACCTTTGCTGCCGTCAGCCAGAGAATGAAACGGTGGACAGCCCGGCATACCTCAAGATTGTGTGGGGCGTCATTATTGGCGTTGTCACATGGATTATGATGGGAATAGGTGATGGGCTGACAGGAATAAAGATGCTGTCCAATATCGGCGGCCTGGCAGCGATGTTTCTGATCATCGGTGTTATTGCCAGCGCAGTGGTTTTGATAAAGAAAACAAAATAA
- a CDS encoding BCCT family transporter has translation MKKFKIDKWAIIITLVIVLALSIYIVLLPEQATATLNNLRVFTTSKMGFYFVLITIGIFAVNISLAFSKYGNIKLGKGDPNYKTFSWIAMIFCATMGTSILYWATLEWVYYYTGPPMGLAPQSIAAAEVAVSYSFFHWGIPAWGIYAIGTVPIAYRYYIRQKDGLSLAGGCEGVTGGKPVWNKIINIIFIFGIVSGIIISFGTGIPMLVNNLHNSIGTPDTFIMQVIMVVIVTFIFTLSSYAGLDKGMKFCSDSTTYLFFILLAFVFIFGNPLFQIENTIKSLGLMINNFVPMIFETEPIVKTGFTADWTVFYWAWWITLAPWMWIFIAKISKGRTIKQVVLTISLAGLISTVLFFGILSNYGLNLQLTGQFDFVSILQNQSPEQVISSAIMALPLGKIVLFVWFIVGLMLLVTTLDSAVFTLAAASVTNLKTDEIPPKSLKLFWAVIIAAIPLCLMFAKAPLDSLKSTIIITAVPVSITLIFCIISIFKWLKQDYGDMTRDEITRLEKETPPDLPETGDLSPSTGEKQV, from the coding sequence ATGAAAAAATTTAAAATCGACAAATGGGCTATTATTATCACGCTGGTCATTGTACTGGCGCTCAGCATCTACATTGTACTCCTGCCGGAACAGGCAACTGCAACGCTCAATAATCTGCGCGTTTTTACAACATCCAAAATGGGTTTTTACTTTGTTTTGATTACCATCGGCATTTTTGCTGTGAACATCAGTCTTGCCTTCTCTAAATATGGAAACATTAAACTCGGCAAGGGCGATCCGAACTACAAAACCTTCAGTTGGATTGCCATGATTTTTTGTGCCACCATGGGAACCAGTATCCTGTACTGGGCTACACTGGAATGGGTTTATTACTATACAGGGCCGCCGATGGGGCTGGCCCCGCAGAGTATAGCAGCCGCGGAGGTCGCCGTATCCTACAGTTTTTTCCACTGGGGTATTCCGGCCTGGGGCATCTATGCCATCGGTACAGTCCCCATTGCCTACCGCTACTATATCCGTCAGAAAGACGGTCTTTCTCTGGCCGGCGGCTGTGAAGGGGTTACCGGCGGAAAGCCTGTCTGGAATAAGATCATCAATATCATTTTTATTTTTGGTATTGTATCCGGTATTATCATCAGCTTTGGAACAGGGATTCCTATGCTGGTCAATAATCTGCACAACAGCATCGGAACGCCAGATACCTTCATCATGCAGGTAATTATGGTTGTAATCGTTACTTTTATTTTTACCCTTAGCTCTTATGCCGGGCTCGACAAAGGGATGAAGTTCTGTTCAGATTCTACAACCTACCTCTTTTTCATCTTGCTGGCTTTTGTATTTATTTTTGGGAATCCTTTATTCCAGATTGAAAACACCATTAAAAGCCTTGGGCTCATGATCAATAACTTTGTCCCGATGATCTTTGAGACAGAACCGATTGTCAAAACCGGCTTTACCGCAGACTGGACGGTTTTTTACTGGGCCTGGTGGATTACCCTGGCACCTTGGATGTGGATTTTTATTGCAAAGATTTCCAAAGGGCGTACTATCAAACAGGTCGTGCTCACCATTTCTCTGGCTGGCCTCATCAGCACAGTACTGTTCTTCGGTATACTTTCAAACTACGGCCTTAACTTACAACTGACCGGGCAGTTTGACTTTGTCTCGATTCTACAGAACCAGAGCCCTGAACAGGTTATCTCATCGGCCATTATGGCTTTGCCGCTTGGCAAAATTGTGCTCTTTGTGTGGTTTATCGTCGGCCTGATGTTGCTGGTCACAACACTGGACTCTGCTGTATTTACACTGGCGGCGGCCTCGGTCACCAACCTGAAAACCGATGAAATCCCTCCCAAAAGCCTGAAACTTTTCTGGGCAGTCATCATTGCCGCGATTCCACTGTGCCTGATGTTTGCCAAGGCTCCGCTGGATTCGCTGAAATCGACCATTATCATCACAGCGGTTCCCGTTTCTATCACGCTGATTTTCTGTATCATTTCCATTTTCAAATGGCTGAAGCAGGATTACGGCGACATGACAAGGGATGAAATCACTCGACTGGAAAAGGAAACACCTCCCGATCTCCCGGAAACCGGAGACCTTTCCCCGAGCACAGGTGAGAAACAAGTGTGA